A stretch of the Sulfolobales archaeon genome encodes the following:
- a CDS encoding PaREP1 family protein, with protein MGVEVVIKLPRVVFERIKSIGADVESKVIDALLRELELDPEEEVDARVEPAQRFLEEGRALVEKDPVQASEKLYRAAEESVKALAIHFNLEDILRSARDRGRWTVTDLERAIEALSNIIGKHFEEAWDRAWALHVWGFHEGKFDSEAVKRRLPYIARIVEIARETIHK; from the coding sequence ATGGGTGTTGAGGTTGTAATTAAGCTGCCCAGGGTTGTTTTTGAGCGTATCAAATCTATTGGTGCTGATGTAGAGTCTAAGGTGATCGATGCTCTCTTGAGAGAACTCGAGCTAGATCCTGAGGAGGAGGTTGATGCCCGCGTTGAACCTGCTCAGAGGTTTCTTGAGGAGGGTAGGGCTCTAGTTGAGAAGGATCCTGTTCAGGCTAGTGAGAAGCTATACAGAGCTGCTGAAGAATCTGTTAAGGCCCTAGCAATACACTTCAACCTCGAGGATATTCTGAGAAGTGCTAGAGATAGGGGTAGATGGACAGTTACAGATCTTGAGAGGGCTATCGAGGCTCTGAGCAACATAATCGGCAAGCATTTCGAAGAGGCGTGGGATAGGGCATGGGCACTACATGTATGGGGCTTCCACGAGGGGAAATTCGATAGCGAGGCTGTGAAGAGGAGACTACCATATATAGCCAGAATCGTTGAGATTGCTAGAGAGACTATACATAAATGA